From Maribacter dokdonensis DSW-8, the proteins below share one genomic window:
- the pxpB gene encoding 5-oxoprolinase subunit PxpB yields MNSPKIDIKPFGKHSLLIEWPNEVSELILEKILQFQTFLNSEALKEMDWELVPAYNSLLILNRKKEIDFEKMSVDIHNWYANLKESVKPDRFLWRLPVTYDLEFGLDLEDVAGQLNKTKREIIDLHTGSTYTVYGIGFLPGFMYLGGINSELELPRKAIPRPKVIKGAVGVAGKQAGIYPQESPGGWNIIGNCPVPIFDASKDNPCFVSVGDKVEFFEISKAEHELHKIEVEVGIYKPEKIKLDA; encoded by the coding sequence GTGAATTCCCCTAAAATCGATATAAAACCTTTTGGTAAACATTCTTTATTAATTGAATGGCCAAATGAAGTTAGTGAGCTCATACTTGAAAAAATACTACAATTTCAAACATTTCTTAATAGTGAGGCTTTAAAGGAGATGGACTGGGAATTGGTGCCAGCTTACAATTCACTTTTGATATTGAATAGAAAGAAGGAAATAGACTTTGAAAAAATGTCTGTGGATATACACAATTGGTACGCCAATTTGAAGGAATCTGTTAAACCGGATAGATTTTTATGGAGACTGCCTGTAACCTACGATCTTGAGTTTGGTTTAGACTTGGAAGACGTTGCAGGGCAATTAAATAAAACCAAACGTGAAATAATAGACTTGCATACTGGTAGTACTTATACGGTATACGGTATTGGGTTTTTGCCTGGCTTCATGTATTTGGGAGGAATAAATAGTGAGCTTGAGCTACCCCGAAAGGCTATACCAAGACCAAAAGTTATTAAAGGAGCAGTTGGAGTTGCAGGTAAACAAGCTGGCATTTATCCGCAAGAATCACCAGGTGGGTGGAATATTATTGGTAATTGTCCAGTGCCAATTTTTGATGCATCAAAAGATAACCCATGTTTTGTGAGCGTTGGGGATAAAGTTGAATTTTTTGAGATATCCAAGGCAGAACATGAGCTTCATAAAATAGAAGTAGAGGTGGGTATTTATAAACCTGAAAAAATTAAATTGGATGCTTAA
- a CDS encoding Nramp family divalent metal transporter, which produces MFKKLGPGVLVAAAFIGPGTVTACTLAGVDFGFNLLWAMLLSIIATFILQEMSARLGIVTQKGLADVIKQELHNPIIRNSVIALIFSAIIIGNASYEAGNIGGATLGMEALFGTNYSSLYPFVLGGLAFVLLYLGSYKALEKVFIVLVLIMSLSFVMTAILTKPNMWELLKGLLVPSVPKNGILTIIALVGTTVVPYNLFLHAALVSEKWKSKDDLNLAKRDTMVSIILGGLVSISIIISASAINSLEVNNVMGMAKALEPLYGSAALYFLGIGMFAAGITSSITAPLAAAYVANSCFGWNAGLKDFKFRMIWMVILYLGVFFLSFGIKPIEIIKFAQITNGLLLPIIAVFLLWVVNRVGVMGKYKNTWSQNVFGLLIILLSVVLGAKSILTVIGIM; this is translated from the coding sequence ATGTTTAAAAAATTAGGTCCAGGGGTTCTGGTAGCGGCTGCTTTTATTGGTCCAGGTACAGTTACGGCTTGTACCTTGGCAGGGGTAGATTTTGGTTTTAATTTGCTGTGGGCTATGCTGTTATCTATAATAGCAACCTTTATTTTGCAAGAAATGTCTGCCCGCTTAGGTATTGTAACTCAAAAAGGTTTGGCAGATGTCATTAAGCAAGAACTCCATAATCCAATTATTAGAAATAGTGTCATTGCCTTAATATTTTCAGCAATTATTATAGGTAATGCATCATATGAAGCAGGTAATATTGGGGGTGCAACTTTAGGAATGGAAGCCTTGTTTGGTACTAACTATAGTAGTTTATACCCTTTTGTTCTTGGTGGATTGGCTTTTGTACTATTGTATTTAGGTAGTTATAAAGCCCTGGAAAAAGTATTTATAGTGCTGGTATTGATCATGAGTTTATCATTTGTAATGACCGCAATTTTGACTAAGCCCAATATGTGGGAGCTGTTAAAAGGCTTATTGGTGCCTTCCGTTCCTAAAAACGGTATTCTTACCATCATTGCATTGGTCGGTACTACTGTTGTACCGTATAATCTTTTTTTACATGCAGCTCTGGTCAGTGAAAAATGGAAATCAAAAGATGATCTCAATTTAGCTAAAAGAGATACTATGGTCTCTATTATATTGGGCGGTCTTGTTTCAATTAGTATTATAATATCTGCCTCGGCCATTAATTCTTTAGAGGTTAATAACGTTATGGGTATGGCTAAAGCACTTGAGCCTTTATACGGTTCTGCTGCTTTGTATTTTTTAGGTATAGGTATGTTTGCTGCAGGTATTACTTCATCAATAACCGCACCTTTGGCTGCCGCATATGTTGCTAATAGTTGCTTTGGATGGAACGCTGGTCTTAAGGATTTTAAATTTAGAATGATTTGGATGGTGATTTTATACCTTGGAGTTTTCTTTCTATCTTTTGGAATTAAGCCCATTGAGATTATAAAATTTGCACAAATTACGAACGGACTTTTATTACCCATCATTGCAGTGTTTTTGTTGTGGGTAGTGAACAGAGTTGGTGTAATGGGGAAATATAAAAACACCTGGTCGCAAAATGTGTTTGGCTTACTTATTATTCTTCTTTCTGTTGTATTGGGTGCAAAAAGTATTTTAACGGTAATAGGTATAATGTAA
- the pxpA gene encoding 5-oxoprolinase subunit PxpA: MNNTIDINCDVGEGVGNESELFPLISSCNISCGAHAGSIDTIKKCLDLSKSYNVKVGAHPSYPDRKNFGRVSLQISRADLIVSIRSQMEVFNNAREQVGVDLHHIKPHGALYNDIAKNETLAEIFLEAIAAFRNSTFLYVPYNSVIQRLAEKNGFRVLIEAFADRNYNDDLSLVARKEKNALLNNGEEVLAHILYMHKNKKVKTVSGKSLPMYADTFCIHGDTPSALQILTYITEHLSEHNL; the protein is encoded by the coding sequence ATGAACAATACCATAGATATTAACTGTGATGTTGGTGAAGGTGTAGGTAATGAAAGTGAATTGTTTCCCCTTATTAGTTCTTGTAATATTTCTTGTGGAGCTCATGCGGGTTCTATAGATACCATTAAAAAGTGTCTAGATTTGTCTAAATCATATAACGTTAAGGTAGGTGCGCATCCTTCATATCCCGATAGAAAGAATTTTGGTCGTGTTTCATTGCAAATTTCAAGGGCAGATTTAATTGTAAGTATCAGATCTCAAATGGAGGTATTCAATAACGCCCGGGAACAGGTTGGTGTTGATTTGCATCACATAAAACCACACGGAGCTTTATATAATGATATAGCTAAAAATGAAACCTTGGCTGAAATTTTTTTAGAGGCTATTGCCGCTTTTAGGAACTCAACCTTTTTATATGTTCCTTACAATAGTGTGATTCAAAGGTTGGCTGAAAAAAATGGGTTTAGGGTGTTAATAGAAGCCTTTGCTGATAGAAATTATAATGATGATTTGAGCCTAGTAGCGAGGAAAGAAAAAAACGCCCTGTTGAATAATGGGGAAGAAGTACTGGCTCATATTCTATATATGCACAAAAATAAGAAAGTGAAAACTGTTTCAGGTAAAAGCTTGCCTATGTATGCAGATACCTTTTGTATTCATGGTGACACACCTTCTGCATTACAAATTTTAACGTATATTACAGAGCATTTATCAGAACATAATCTATAA